CAGCAGGAAAATCGTCTGCACCAGCTCCGCTTCGGACAGCTCCTCGGTGTCGTCCCGGACGCCGATCAGCGCCGAAGCGAGATCGTCGCGCGGGGACCGCCGGCGTTCCGCCACGAGATCGAGGAAGTAGCGGTGCAGGACCTCGCTGGCTTCGCCCGCCCGTGCGGCCGCTTCCGCCGCGTGGACCGGATCGATGACCAGCAGGAAGTCCAGCACGTGCGGAAGCAGCGCGAACTGGTCGGCTTTCGGCACGCCCACCAGGCTCCCGATGACGTGCATGGGGATCCGCGAGCAGAGGTCCCTGGCCAGATCAGCCTCACGCCCGGCCGATTCCAGGTCCTGGTAGAGATCCGTGACGACCTGGGCGATGCCGTCCGAAAGCGCGGCGACCCGCTTCGGGGTGAACGCCTTGTTGACCAGTCCCCGCAGCCTGCGGTGCCGGGACCCGTTCTCCCACAGCAGCGATTGGTAGAACTGCGCCAGGCCGACTTGGTCGCGCCAGCCCGGATGTTTCCCGTCCCGCCGGCCGGGATCCTGTTTGACCAGACCGGGGAGCCGGAAACCCGAGGCGACATGATCGTATTTGCCGATACAGACCATGTTGAGGCCCGGAATGGCGAACGGCGACTGCTCGCGGAACGCATGGTAGAACTCGTACAGGGCGTCGTCGCGTTCT
The nucleotide sequence above comes from Amycolatopsis sp. AA4. Encoded proteins:
- a CDS encoding cytochrome P450; the encoded protein is MAVRTPPDLSPEIGPLFARERDDALYEFYHAFREQSPFAIPGLNMVCIGKYDHVASGFRLPGLVKQDPGRRDGKHPGWRDQVGLAQFYQSLLWENGSRHRRLRGLVNKAFTPKRVAALSDGIAQVVTDLYQDLESAGREADLARDLCSRIPMHVIGSLVGVPKADQFALLPHVLDFLLVIDPVHAAEAAARAGEASEVLHRYFLDLVAERRRSPRDDLASALIGVRDDTEELSEAELVQTIFLLFAAGFETTSNMLGNGCVALLSRPDVVARIRRDPEAGAHAATEEVLRYDPPLQFVSRIAEEQLVIGDTRIEAGTEVVFLIGSANRDPDAYENPDAFDLDRPRPPLASFAFGSHFCLGAGLARLEGRIVFGSLFDRFPGLALAGKPVRRKTFNMNGYETIPVTLY